The Candidatus Nomurabacteria bacterium DNA window TCGCTCGATGTGAGTGATCTTGAAAATGGTTATCATAAGTTAAAGGTTATTGCCTACGATACTGTTGAACAAGCAGGGTCTCAAACAATTGACGTAATTATTCAACACGAAAGCTCTGGCACAAGCATTTACTTCACTGCCCCAGTACCCGGCAGTCGTCATGCAATAAGCGATGGGGCGATATCAATTAGCGTTGTAGCCCAAAGCGCGATTGGTATTGATTCAGTAAAAGTAAATATCACCGACGCGAATGGTGTAGTCACAAAACTTTCCACTTCATCAGCTAGTGGATCACGCTATAGCACACAATGGACCCCTTTACTCGCAGGGGACTACACTATTCAAGCCATCATGACGGATGATGATGGTGAAACAACCAGCACAGACAATCTCAGTGTTAGTATCACTGCGGATTAACTACCGTAAACGATATCGTATTGCCTGCAAGCGAACGCTATGCCCATAGCGTTTTTGATAGGCCGCAGCAAAGTCCTGACGTATCCTTGCCTCATGTGCGCGTAGTTGGTTTGCCAGAGCAGCTGAAGAAACGCGCAGGGTAATTATATTGTGCTTAAAAGTATCCAAACTAATATCAGCCTGGATGTTTTGTGTTAGTATTTGCTGAATACAACCCTTCATCACGTCAAAAACTTGAGTCGCTTCTACTTGAGGGACTATGTTTGCCTTACGCAGGGATCGACCAATGAGTGATTGAAAGCTTTGCAGCGGCACGATTTATTGCCGAATCGGCATAATAAGATAGGTGTAGGACTCTTTATTCGTCGGACGAAATACTCCCGGTCCATCACTATCGGTTAACTCAATCTGCACCTCTTCACTACTCATACTTGCTAATCCATCAAGTAAGTAGCGGTAGTTAAATAAGATGCTTGTTCCTTCTCCGTCCACCTGTCCTTCGAGGTGGGTAGAGTGCTCACCAACTTGCGTATTGGCCGCCTCGATGGTGACGCCCTTTCCTGCCACAAAGGCTAGGGTAATATCATTAATCCCAGTTTTGCAAAAAAGACTTGCTGCTCGCACCTGTCGACTCAGCGCCTCTACGGAGAAGGTGGCAGTGGTAAGATGTTCTTTTGGAATAATCTCTTGGTATTCAGGATATTGACCTTCAATGAGACGAGAAACAAGCTCTATATCGCCAATACGGAAGAGTATCTGGTTCTCGCCTAATATAATACTCATTTCATTTTCCTCGGTATCTAATATCCGCACCACCTCTTGAAGAGCTCGACTTGGCACAATAACCGCTCGCGTGTCTCCACTTGCGTTAATGTTTATCTTTCGCTCGGCTAAACGATAGCTATCCGTAGCAGCCAGCACCATGTTGTTATTCTCGATTTTTACATAGATGCCGTTTATCTCGGGTCGTGAATTATCATTTGCTGCAGCAAATAACACTTGAGTTAGAGCTTGGCGTAAATCGTTAGTGGCCGCTTTTGTTATGCTTTTTTCTTCCACGCTTGGGATGACTGGAAATTCATCAGCGGCAATTCCCTTCATGGTTGTAGTTGTTTCACCGGTGGTGATGTGTAAACCCTCTTCACGTAATTCAATATCGATCCGTACATTCGATAAAAGATTCACAAAGTCGTGAAGAAGTCGACCCTGTATGGTATACGCGCCTGGTGTTTCTACTTTTGCTCGGACCATGCAAGTAACACCAATTTCAAGATTTGTTGCTGATAGACGTATGCCGGTTGACTCCGCGGTAAGAAGAATATTTCCTAAAATTGGTAAGGCTGCGTTCTTTCCTACAGCTCGTGACACAATGGTTAATCCACGGATAAGGTTTTCTTGTGTACAGGAGAATTTCATAGTAGATATTTTATATAAAACAGGAAGTAGTAATAGTAAGGGCTGGGGAAATGTGGATGAATGTGAGAGGGGTAAGTTTTAGGTAAGTAATCCGGGCTTATTTTACTTTTCATTTTTTTCTCTCATGTGTATATCATCGGCATCCTTATGTGCACGGTGTGTGAGAGGAAAGGGGATGAAAAATGTCATGTACACTTATCCAGTTTTTGTGCGGATACCATCCCCAAAGATATCCCAATACTTATCCGCAGCTTATCCTGAGCCGTAGAGACGCTGAAGAATCAAGCGCAGGTTTTCCTGAAGGCGCTCATCCTCACGCAGCTGACCAGAAATTTTTGTTACCGCATGCATAGCAGTCGTGTGATCCCGATTACCTAACTCATAACCAATACTCGGGAAAGAGCTTTGAAGCTCCTCACGCATAAGATACATAGCAATTTGTCGGGGGACTACCAATTCTTTCTTACGGCTCACCCCAAGGAGATCAGCGATTTCAAGCTCGTAAAAATCAGCCACTACTTCAATAACCTGCCGCGGAGTAACACCACCGCGTTTTGTTGAGCGCGTAACCGAAGAAAGTAGCTCTTTTACTGTATCCATGGTAAGTGATTTACCGCTTAACTCTTGGTAAGCCACCACACGATTGAGGGCGCCCTCTAGTTCACGAATATTACTTTGTACATTTGTGCCGATGTAATGCAAAATTTCAGAAGAAAGTAAAAGGTTTTTTTCTCGACACTTCACATCCAGGATAGCAATACGCGTTTCTAGGTCTGGCTGGGCAATATCCGCAATCATTCCCCACTCAAAACGAGAGACAAGACGGTTTTCTAGTGAAGGAATTGATTTTGGTGGACGATCAGAAGTAATAATAATTTGTTTATTCGCCTGATGGAGCGCATTAAAGGTATGAAAAAACTCTTCTTGAGTTCCTTCCTTACCTGCCAAGAACTGGATATCGTCTACCAAGAGCACATCAACGCCACGGTAGCGATTTTTAAACTCCTCACCGTTTCCCTTACTAATAGCGCGAATGAATTCATTAGTAAATTTTTCTGAGGAGACGTAGAGCACACGCTTCGAAGAGTCCTGGGCAAGCACCTGATGGCCAATTGCCTGCATAAGGTGCGTTTTACCTAAGCCAGCACCCCCATAAATAAACAAAGGGTTATAAATTAACCCAGGTCGTTCTGCTACTGCTACGCAGGCCGCTTTTGCGAGTTCATTGGATTTGCCGGTAATGAAGGTGCCAAAGGTGTAGCGAGGATTTAAGGTAGCGTTTTCTGGTATCTTAGCGGTGGACGGGGCATCACTCACCACGTTCTGCGCTACGGGCGTCTCAGCCACGGCTACTTTTTGTAGGTTTTGGGCAGCTGGGGCTTTGCTTGGTGATTCTACTTTATAAGAAACCTGCACCTGAGCAGATCCAAGTGCCGATTTTACAGCTTTAAGTATTGATTCGTGGTATTTGCTCTCCAACCAGGCCTTAGTAAATGTATTAGGAACCCCGATAACCACACTATTTTCATCTTGGGACGCAACAAAAGTGTTACTAAACCAAGTAGTGAAATTTGGTCGGCTAATAAGTAGTTCTAATTCGCCTAATACGGCCTGCCAAAGCTGTTCATTGGTCATAAAGCATGGGGAAATACTCCCAAAAAGACCGTGGATAACTATAGCATAAGCAAAATAAATTGGCTAAAATTAGCCAAAAAAATAGAAAATGTGGATAACTTGTTCATACCATGTGTATCAAGCGGTTGAAAAATAGGCGCATTGTACCTTTTTCAAGAAGCTGATAAAATAGCAAAGATTTCTATGCCTAAGCGTACCTATCAACCAAAAAAGCGAAAAAGAGCAAAAACACACGGCTTTTTGGCGCGGAAACGAACAAAGACCGGACGACGAGTGGTGCAACGACGCCGACGTAAGGGTCGGGCTCGTTTAGCGCAATAAAATGTTGCCGGCAGCTGCTCGCCTCCGCAAGGAGCAAGACGTACAACGGGTACGGCGTTTTGGTCGTCAGGCTCGAACTACCCACCTGGCGGTAAGGGTGGCGAAAAGCTCAGTAAAAGGTCCCCGCCTCACCGTGGTTGTGGCAAAACGGGTAGATAAGCGAGCAACAGTGCGTAATAGTATAAAGCGAAAAATCAGAGCGCAGCTGCAAGAGCTCTATCCCAAACTTTTAACTCACTGTGATATCCTCATAAGTACCCAGCCCTCAACAAAGAATTGCACAAGCAGTGATTTGCGGGCTGATCTCGAATTCCTATTTCGACGCTTACGACTTTTTCACTCATGACGAGTATTAGCATCTTCCTTATACGAGCCTACCAGCGGAGTCTTTCGCCTGACCATGGATGGTTGCGCGCACGCTATCCTTATGGATACTGCCGATTTCACCCAACCTGTTCTATGTATGCCATTGAAGCTCTTCAGCGGCATGGTTTTTTCCGTGGTACATACTTAGCAGTTCGTCGCCTGCTACGTTGTCATCCTTTTCACGAACCTAGTATTGATCCAGTTCCTAAATCACAGCAATGAACATCATCGACATCCTTCTCTTTAATCCACTCTTTAACGGGCTCATTGGTACCTATCATATTTTGCCAGGGCAAGATATGGGAGTGGCGATTATTGTGTTAACCATAGTAGTGCGTGGGATTTTGGCGTATCCCTCAGCCAAGTCAATCAAAGCTCAACGCGAACTGCAGTTGATCCAGCCAAAACTTGAAGCCCTGAAAGAGCAGTACAAAGATAATAAGGAACAGATGGGTCAAAAACTCATGGAGTTTTATAAGGAGCACAAAGTAAATCCTTTTTCATCTTGTTTACCAACACTCATTCAACTTCCCATAATCTTTGTGTTGTATCGAGTGTTTATTAATGGGCTAGCCCTGGACCCAGAAACCGGCACCTTGGTTGCTCATCAAATTGATCGTTTGTATGGCTCCTTGCATACTATTTATGCCACAACGCCAATTCACACGACAGCCTTTGGTTTTTTGGATCTCACGGCACCTCATAATATTTTATTAGCCCTAGTCACTGGCGCCTTGCAGTTTTGGCAATCGAGAATGTTAGTGGCCCGACAAGCGCCAATTAAATCAAAAGGTGCTCGAGACGAAAACATGGCTGCGAGCATGAGCAAGCAGATGATGTATATTTTCCCGCTAATCACAGCGTACTTTGCCTATCTCTTCCCAGCCGGACTTGCGTTGTATTGGCTGACCTCTACGCTTTTCCAAGTTGTGCAGCAGTATATTCTTTTCCGTCGCGTTCATCCATCTAAGGAGCTTGATGACCTCACCGCTTCGCAAACATAGCCTATTTCATCTACCCGTTGAAACAAAAAGTGGCCAAGCCCTGGGTCACATTGATGATATTGAACTTGATCCGATGACGCAACAAGTTCTTCGGTATTATGTGAAAAGCGGTCATCTAGTTGCCGCGCTTTTGCAAAAAGAGCTCATCGTTGCCGCTGAGCAAGTACTGAGTATTACTGAAGAAAAAATGGTGGTGGATGACCTCGTGCTACCACAAGCTGATGAAGGTATTGCCTCAGCTACGAGCGCCTGATGGTTTTGTGACGCTAATTTCCCTCCCCATTTTCCCTTTCGGAGTGATGGTTATCCGATAGGTAGGCACTTGAGGCCACTCAAGCCTTTTTCCTTTTGGCCACTCAACTACAGTCACAGTATTTTTTTGCCCAAGGTATTCACTCATACCTAGGTCTTCTACTTCAGCAAAGCTACCTAGGCGATAGGCATCAATGTGCATGAGTCGTTGTATTTTCTTCCCCAGGGTTGAATACATTTTTACCAGCACAAAGGTGGGGCTACGGACCGGCTCCTTTACCCCAAGTGATTTTGCTAGGGCCTGGGTAAAGGTGGTTTTTCCAGCCCCTACCGGGCCGTAAAGCAGGACTAATGTGCCGCCCAGGTTTTGGCGGGAGAATTTTTGGGCAAAGCGGCGGGTATCAGCCGGACTGCTGCTGTAGTAGGTTTCTGGGGTGGCCAGATGTCTTGACGTAGGCATAATCTATAGCTATACTATCCTATTCTTTATCTACCCAGCAATTTTTCATGGAACTCTCGACCAAGGAGCAAGTTGTTGATGCGCTGCGTTCGCGTGAAAGCATCCTCATCGTATTGCCAAAAAATCCCAGCCCAGATGCCATAGCTTCTGGGGCGGCCCTGTCTACTATTTTGCGGGCCATGCAAAAAGAAATCCGGATTGTTTCGAGTGATTTTCAATTTCCTTCCTCACTAGGCTTTTTGCCTGCTCGGCCTGATATCCATACCGACCTGGACGCTGACCGTAAGCTGGTTATTAGTCTCGCTCTCAAGGAGACCAAACTAGGCGAGCTATCGTATGACGTGCAAGATGACATGTTGAAAATTTTTATTACCCCAAAGGGAAAAGGTTTCCATGAAAAGGATGTGAAGGCGTCATTAGGAGAATATAACTTTTCACTCATCATCACCCTCGACACACCATCCCTGCAAAGCCTGGGTCCGCTTTTTGAACAAAACGCCGATCTCTTTTATCAGGTTCCGATTGTAAACATTGATCATCATCCGACAAACGATTCCTTTGGGCAGATTAACTATGTTGATTTAGTAGCGACGTCGACCTCAGAAATTGTGCTTGATCTTATTCAAGAGCTAAAACCTGATGTGTTAGATGACGCTATGGCAACAAATTTACTGACTGGAATTATCACAAAGACCCGATGCTTCCGTAGTCCAAGCGTTACCCCAAAAGCGCTCTCTGTCGCCTCTCATTTAATTGAGATGGGAGCAAAGCGAGAAGATATTGTGCGACATCTTTATCAAACACATTCACTCACCGCTCTGAAACTATGGGGACGAGCCTTAGCACGATTAAAAGAGGCGCATCACGGACAGTTTGTCTGGACTATTTTGAATCGCCAGGACTTCCAAAAATCTGGAGCGGATGCCCGAGCCTTGCACGGAGTAATTGATGAGTTGATTGTAAACATGCCTCGCGCTCGAGTGATTCTAGTAGTCTATGAGGGGGAAGATGGTCAAATTCATGGTTTGGCCCAGAGCGATAAGCAAATTCGTAATCTTGCCTTGTTTAAAGACTTTCAACCAAGCGGCACAGACGAGTACGCTGAGTTGCGTTTCCCAGATGAGAGCCTTGAAATTGTGGAAGCAAAAGTAGCAGAGCGAGTCGAAGCATATTTTCGAACGCAAGGACTTCTCTCCTAAGCAGTAGCCCCCAGGTTCCGTTCTCCTCCTGAAGCGTGTATACTTGAGAGGCTGTATTATGGTAGCTACATCCTCATCTTCCAACACTAGTTCATCTCACTCCATCCCGATTGCTCCAAAAGAAGTCGAGCAGCGTTTTGATAGAAAAATGGAGCAAATGAAGCAGCGAGAATTAGAGCGTCAGGTGCGCGATGAGGCCATTCGGCGAGGTTTGGGATATACCACCTTAGTAGGAGTGCCGATTGACCAAGACAGCCTCAAGGCCATACCCCGCGAAACTGCGCTGCAAAGGAAAATGATTTGCTTCAACCGTAGTCGCGAAGAAATGCGTGTAGCCGTACTTGATCCGAATCAAGAGGGTTTGGATGAGTTGCTGCAAAAATTAAGTGAGGAACAAAACCTGGCGATCGGTCTCTACCTTGTTTCGCCAAAAAGTATTCAGGCAGCCTTAACGCAGTATGATACTTTGCCGCAAATTAAACCCCAAGTGAGTGGCGTGCAAGTAACAGAAAAAGATTTGAATCGCTTCCGCAAAGAACCAACCCTACTCAAAGACCTGGAGGATCAACTCAATCGCATTCCAGTTACTGATGTGTTGAGTTTATTACTCGCTAGTGCAACACAATCCCGAGCAACAGATATTCATATTGAGGCTGAGGAAAATGACGTGAAGATTCGCTTCCGTATTGATGGCATCCTACATACCGTTGCTACCTTACCAAAAGAGTCATGGAAAAAACTTATTAGCCGTATCAAGATTTTGGCCGGCCTGAAGCTAAACATTGAAGACAAGCCACAGGATGGTCGCATTACTTTACGACTCAGCGACGATGAAGTTGATATCCGTGTTTCCACCGTACCTACTGCCTATGGCGAGAGCGTGGCCCTTCGTTTACTT harbors:
- the yidD gene encoding membrane protein insertion efficiency factor YidD produces the protein MTSISIFLIRAYQRSLSPDHGWLRARYPYGYCRFHPTCSMYAIEALQRHGFFRGTYLAVRRLLRCHPFHEPSIDPVPKSQQ
- the rpmH gene encoding 50S ribosomal protein L34: MPKRTYQPKKRKRAKTHGFLARKRTKTGRRVVQRRRRKGRARLAQ
- a CDS encoding PRC-barrel domain-containing protein, encoding MTSPLRKHSLFHLPVETKSGQALGHIDDIELDPMTQQVLRYYVKSGHLVAALLQKELIVAAEQVLSITEEKMVVDDLVLPQADEGIASATSA
- the dnaN gene encoding DNA polymerase III subunit beta; the encoded protein is MKFSCTQENLIRGLTIVSRAVGKNAALPILGNILLTAESTGIRLSATNLEIGVTCMVRAKVETPGAYTIQGRLLHDFVNLLSNVRIDIELREEGLHITTGETTTTMKGIAADEFPVIPSVEEKSITKAATNDLRQALTQVLFAAANDNSRPEINGIYVKIENNNMVLAATDSYRLAERKININASGDTRAVIVPSRALQEVVRILDTEENEMSIILGENQILFRIGDIELVSRLIEGQYPEYQEIIPKEHLTTATFSVEALSRQVRAASLFCKTGINDITLAFVAGKGVTIEAANTQVGEHSTHLEGQVDGEGTSILFNYRYLLDGLASMSSEEVQIELTDSDGPGVFRPTNKESYTYLIMPIRQ
- a CDS encoding membrane protein insertase YidC, yielding MNIIDILLFNPLFNGLIGTYHILPGQDMGVAIIVLTIVVRGILAYPSAKSIKAQRELQLIQPKLEALKEQYKDNKEQMGQKLMEFYKEHKVNPFSSCLPTLIQLPIIFVLYRVFINGLALDPETGTLVAHQIDRLYGSLHTIYATTPIHTTAFGFLDLTAPHNILLALVTGALQFWQSRMLVARQAPIKSKGARDENMAASMSKQMMYIFPLITAYFAYLFPAGLALYWLTSTLFQVVQQYILFRRVHPSKELDDLTASQT
- the rnpA gene encoding ribonuclease P protein component is translated as MLPAAARLRKEQDVQRVRRFGRQARTTHLAVRVAKSSVKGPRLTVVVAKRVDKRATVRNSIKRKIRAQLQELYPKLLTHCDILISTQPSTKNCTSSDLRADLEFLFRRLRLFHS
- the dnaA gene encoding chromosomal replication initiator protein DnaA — translated: MTNEQLWQAVLGELELLISRPNFTTWFSNTFVASQDENSVVIGVPNTFTKAWLESKYHESILKAVKSALGSAQVQVSYKVESPSKAPAAQNLQKVAVAETPVAQNVVSDAPSTAKIPENATLNPRYTFGTFITGKSNELAKAACVAVAERPGLIYNPLFIYGGAGLGKTHLMQAIGHQVLAQDSSKRVLYVSSEKFTNEFIRAISKGNGEEFKNRYRGVDVLLVDDIQFLAGKEGTQEEFFHTFNALHQANKQIIITSDRPPKSIPSLENRLVSRFEWGMIADIAQPDLETRIAILDVKCREKNLLLSSEILHYIGTNVQSNIRELEGALNRVVAYQELSGKSLTMDTVKELLSSVTRSTKRGGVTPRQVIEVVADFYELEIADLLGVSRKKELVVPRQIAMYLMREELQSSFPSIGYELGNRDHTTAMHAVTKISGQLREDERLQENLRLILQRLYGSG
- the tsaE gene encoding tRNA (adenosine(37)-N6)-threonylcarbamoyltransferase complex ATPase subunit type 1 TsaE gives rise to the protein MPTSRHLATPETYYSSSPADTRRFAQKFSRQNLGGTLVLLYGPVGAGKTTFTQALAKSLGVKEPVRSPTFVLVKMYSTLGKKIQRLMHIDAYRLGSFAEVEDLGMSEYLGQKNTVTVVEWPKGKRLEWPQVPTYRITITPKGKMGREISVTKPSGARS